The following are from one region of the Leptospira harrisiae genome:
- a CDS encoding sensor histidine kinase: MAPNSSFARIWQNPSDFPPEAVLRELENLLRSNPDFWLKINRDGIIVDYKTSRFVNIGDKPESLLGKHIDVGLPPYLREITAEALAYLSEKKSQVFWKEYSYGEEPNIRHVEVRFVVLYEGYIMSNHRDITERKRLENAFLESESRFLSMAQNAADSIIIINDDGIIQFFNKTAEDTFGYTHDEVIGKNITMIIPPEYKEKHDEYLRRYKATGTQHIIGVGRELVAQRKSGEIFPCELSVGEFKTKSGKMFTGILRDISLRKIQEQELYQYRNHLEDLVESQTMDLKMSKNIAEEASYMKSLFLANISHELKTPIHAILSYAELGEEKSASVSPEKIKEYFQIIDSSGKRLLGLLENLLDIAKLESGKMRYLFEKNCLKETAKFVINEMRVILEKRGITVVLLDKEERWEAEFDYERIQQVVRNILSNALKFIPNDTNIEISMVRREFIPRKTQSYVKGIGIQIRDFGPGIPPEDLDKIFEKFIQSKQVKAGTKGTGLGLSISREIVNDHHGLLYAENHESKGAIFTMLIPCSREGLR; encoded by the coding sequence ATGGCACCAAATTCTTCATTTGCCCGTATTTGGCAGAATCCTTCCGACTTTCCACCGGAAGCCGTACTTCGGGAATTGGAAAACCTACTCAGATCCAATCCAGATTTTTGGCTCAAAATCAACAGAGATGGAATCATCGTTGATTATAAAACATCCAGGTTTGTGAATATTGGAGACAAACCAGAATCCTTACTCGGCAAACATATCGATGTAGGTCTTCCTCCTTACTTACGTGAAATCACTGCCGAAGCTTTGGCATACTTATCAGAGAAAAAAAGCCAAGTATTTTGGAAAGAATACTCATATGGTGAAGAACCAAACATCCGTCATGTGGAGGTTCGTTTTGTCGTTCTCTATGAAGGTTATATCATGTCCAACCATAGGGACATCACTGAAAGAAAACGATTAGAGAATGCGTTTTTAGAAAGTGAGTCTAGATTCCTTTCTATGGCTCAAAATGCGGCTGATTCCATTATCATTATCAACGATGATGGCATTATCCAATTTTTTAACAAAACTGCAGAAGATACCTTTGGGTATACTCATGATGAAGTCATCGGTAAAAACATAACCATGATCATTCCTCCTGAATATAAAGAAAAACATGATGAATACTTACGCAGATATAAGGCCACTGGAACCCAACATATCATTGGAGTGGGTAGGGAACTTGTCGCACAACGTAAATCAGGTGAGATTTTTCCATGCGAATTATCGGTTGGAGAATTCAAAACTAAATCTGGAAAAATGTTTACTGGAATTTTGCGAGACATTAGCCTGCGTAAAATTCAAGAACAAGAATTATACCAATATAGAAATCATTTAGAAGATTTGGTTGAAAGCCAAACTATGGACTTAAAAATGTCCAAAAATATTGCAGAAGAAGCATCTTATATGAAGTCTCTCTTTTTAGCAAATATCTCTCACGAATTAAAAACGCCAATCCACGCAATTTTGAGTTATGCTGAACTAGGTGAAGAAAAATCAGCATCAGTGTCACCTGAGAAAATTAAAGAATACTTTCAGATTATCGATTCTTCAGGTAAACGATTGTTAGGTTTACTTGAAAATTTGTTAGATATTGCTAAATTAGAATCGGGCAAAATGCGATATCTATTTGAGAAAAATTGTCTGAAAGAAACCGCTAAGTTTGTGATCAACGAAATGCGAGTCATTTTGGAAAAAAGAGGGATTACAGTTGTTTTACTAGATAAGGAAGAACGTTGGGAAGCTGAGTTCGACTACGAAAGAATCCAGCAGGTGGTCCGAAATATCCTCTCAAATGCATTAAAATTCATCCCAAATGACACTAATATTGAAATTAGTATGGTCAGAAGGGAATTTATTCCGAGAAAAACTCAGTCATATGTCAAGGGTATTGGAATACAAATTCGTGATTTTGGTCCGGGGATTCCTCCGGAAGATTTGGATAAAATTTTTGAAAAATTCATCCAGTCCAAACAAGTGAAAGCTGGGACAAAGGGGACGGGACTTGGATTGTCCATCTCTAGGGAAATTGTGAATGACCACCATGGGTTATTGTATGCTGAGAACCATGAATCTAAAGGAGCTATTTTTACGATGTTAATTCCTTGTTCTCGCGAAGGTCTTCGATGA
- a CDS encoding response regulator, protein MINLLAVDDEMINLMIIDESLSDKGFTVVKARDGEEAFQILSSGSTIFHAIILDRLMPKMDGIELLKKIKRSEKYKDIPVIFQTAMSSVTDMTEGLDAGAFYYLTKPYSRTLLIRIVQTAVEHFIKLQRAKEDLHKGMGALRHMVTGEFRIRSIRESHELAPLLANACPDPERVLTGIMEILNNAIEHGNLGISYQEKSELHDNDKLMEEIFRRLDTPEFKDKFVKVTFEKNSERIEIRVSDQGKGFDWQRYLSVEAMTKNAFKTHGRGIFMARKLSFDDLSYTDEGRTAVIRIDLSNKQGNLLTDFQE, encoded by the coding sequence ATGATTAACCTACTAGCAGTAGACGATGAAATGATCAATTTAATGATCATTGATGAGTCACTTTCCGATAAAGGATTTACCGTTGTGAAAGCTAGGGATGGTGAAGAAGCATTTCAAATCCTTAGTTCTGGTTCGACAATCTTTCATGCAATTATTTTGGATCGACTTATGCCAAAGATGGATGGGATCGAACTTCTAAAAAAAATCAAACGCTCCGAAAAGTACAAAGATATACCTGTTATTTTTCAAACAGCAATGAGTTCCGTCACTGATATGACAGAAGGTTTGGATGCTGGTGCATTTTATTATTTAACAAAACCATATTCTAGAACATTATTAATTCGTATTGTTCAGACTGCTGTAGAACATTTTATCAAACTCCAACGTGCGAAAGAAGACCTTCATAAAGGAATGGGTGCTCTTAGACATATGGTTACAGGCGAGTTTCGAATTCGTTCTATTCGGGAATCTCATGAGTTGGCACCACTTCTTGCGAATGCTTGTCCTGACCCCGAACGAGTGTTAACTGGGATTATGGAAATTTTAAACAATGCGATAGAACATGGTAATTTAGGTATATCCTATCAAGAAAAATCGGAACTCCATGATAATGACAAACTTATGGAAGAAATTTTTAGAAGATTAGATACTCCTGAGTTTAAAGATAAATTTGTAAAAGTTACTTTTGAAAAAAATTCGGAACGAATTGAAATCCGAGTCAGTGATCAAGGAAAAGGTTTTGATTGGCAAAGGTATCTCTCTGTGGAAGCGATGACAAAGAATGCTTTCAAAACCCATGGTCGTGGGATTTTTATGGCGAGAAAATTATCGTTTGATGACCTTTCTTATACTGACGAAGGCAGAACCGCCGTCATTCGAATAGATTTATCCAATAAACAAGGCAACTTACTCACAGACTTTCAAGAATAA
- a CDS encoding HAD family hydrolase → MNHKGFIFDMDGVVVDNHSFHFKAWMEFSKKYNFPLNSEIYRDTFNGKTNADLFRMIFGDISDKECKLYGDEKESWYQTLYKKEMKPLTGLIEYLYFLKDKKVKIALGTSAPTMNVDFTLDNLSLRHFFDVIVDGTRVEQGKPHPQVYQLCAKELGFEPKECVVFEDSLAGLQSGKSAGCTIIGVATSHTESELKNYVSQIIPNFTSPKVFLL, encoded by the coding sequence ATGAATCATAAAGGATTTATTTTTGATATGGATGGTGTGGTTGTAGACAATCATTCTTTTCATTTCAAAGCTTGGATGGAATTCTCAAAAAAATATAATTTTCCATTAAACTCTGAAATTTATAGAGATACCTTCAATGGCAAAACCAATGCAGATCTCTTTAGAATGATCTTTGGAGATATTTCTGACAAAGAATGTAAACTATATGGTGATGAAAAAGAAAGTTGGTATCAAACGTTATATAAAAAAGAAATGAAACCACTTACTGGTTTGATTGAGTATTTATATTTTCTAAAAGATAAAAAAGTTAAAATAGCATTAGGAACTTCTGCTCCCACAATGAATGTAGATTTTACATTAGACAATCTTTCATTACGACATTTTTTTGATGTGATTGTAGATGGAACGAGAGTTGAACAAGGCAAACCACACCCGCAAGTTTATCAACTTTGTGCAAAAGAATTAGGGTTTGAACCTAAAGAATGTGTGGTATTTGAAGATTCTCTTGCTGGATTACAATCAGGAAAATCAGCAGGATGTACCATTATCGGTGTGGCGACTTCCCATACAGAATCGGAACTAAAAAATTATGTGAGCCAAATCATCCCAAACTTCACAAGTCCAAAGGTATTTCTTTTATAA
- a CDS encoding RluA family pseudouridine synthase: protein MKQKTNTRFLPKGLSILYEDRDILVVDKPHGLLTIATESEKSKTAYAALMDYVKKGSERSKNRIFIVHRLDRETSGILVFAKTETAKQTLQESWEKTKKIYLAVSHGVWKEKSGLIQSYLVESKAHRVYSTDDPESGKLSKTKYKVLKETNLYSLLEIELLTGRKNQIRVHLSDKKHAIVGDTKYGNDTRTYPRMALHSFSIQLTHPFNKEVLTFETKIPSYFTGFVGGYERKINES from the coding sequence ATGAAACAAAAGACTAATACTCGATTTTTACCAAAGGGCCTGAGTATCCTTTACGAAGACAGAGACATTCTGGTCGTAGACAAACCCCACGGCCTTCTCACCATCGCTACCGAATCCGAAAAATCAAAAACTGCATACGCAGCTCTTATGGATTACGTGAAAAAAGGGAGCGAACGGTCCAAAAATAGAATCTTCATTGTCCACCGATTGGACAGAGAAACTTCCGGAATTTTGGTCTTTGCAAAAACAGAAACTGCAAAACAAACTCTCCAAGAATCTTGGGAGAAAACAAAAAAAATCTATTTGGCGGTCAGCCATGGGGTATGGAAGGAAAAGTCTGGCTTGATTCAATCTTATCTTGTCGAATCCAAAGCCCATCGAGTGTATTCCACCGATGATCCTGAATCAGGAAAACTTTCTAAAACAAAATACAAAGTTCTTAAAGAAACAAATTTATATTCATTATTAGAAATCGAATTATTGACAGGTCGCAAAAATCAAATTCGTGTTCACCTATCAGATAAAAAACATGCAATTGTTGGTGATACAAAGTACGGGAATGACACAAGAACTTATCCAAGAATGGCATTACATTCCTTTTCAATTCAATTGACTCATCCCTTCAATAAAGAAGTACTTACATTTGAAACCAAAATCCCTTCTTATTTTACAGGGTTTGTTGGTGGATATGAAAGGAAGATAAATGAATCATAA
- a CDS encoding EAL domain-containing protein: MQTLESMQVNHYVPLFQPIFSVEEQTVVAYESLGRKREENGNLVSIPEFSDPHVSALRMSLIDRQLLGLALAKIQTTNDLLFVNMSPDQVILEYEESRSNTLPISDLVNSYGIPLNRIVIEITEKSGSYGTDVLAAGVELLREQGFGIALDDVGSESSNLERLGAIKPDIIKIDLNLLKKSIEKREYQSILEYLKQISLSIGSQLLFEGIETEEELYRAISSGASLLQGYFLGRPSDLAHDKQSICDTVVPHLQLYHEQKRREVATEIEFEKQIKSKLNTINLKTIKLDNRVIIDPNSFFKIDTHVKRVYVTDWLGTQVSPYYERTSEMGFSENLLLIQKNWSYMPFFYKHVKQVFRDSENWQVSDPYWDKELKKNVIVFSRVNEMGYSFFVDLALD; encoded by the coding sequence ATGCAGACTTTAGAATCTATGCAAGTGAATCATTATGTCCCCTTATTTCAGCCGATCTTTTCCGTAGAAGAGCAGACGGTGGTCGCATACGAATCCCTCGGTCGGAAACGAGAAGAAAATGGGAATTTGGTTTCGATTCCTGAATTCAGTGATCCCCATGTTTCTGCTCTTCGTATGAGTTTGATCGACCGGCAGTTACTAGGGCTTGCGCTCGCAAAAATTCAAACAACAAATGATTTACTCTTTGTCAACATGTCTCCTGACCAAGTGATTTTAGAATATGAAGAGAGCCGTTCCAATACGTTACCCATTTCAGATTTGGTAAATAGTTATGGGATTCCATTAAATCGAATCGTCATTGAGATTACAGAAAAATCAGGAAGTTATGGAACCGATGTTTTAGCTGCGGGTGTTGAACTTTTACGAGAACAAGGGTTTGGGATTGCTTTGGATGATGTTGGCTCTGAATCTTCCAACTTAGAACGATTAGGTGCCATTAAACCTGATATTATTAAAATCGATTTGAATTTATTAAAAAAATCAATCGAGAAAAGAGAATATCAATCGATCCTAGAGTATTTAAAACAAATTTCATTGAGCATTGGATCCCAATTACTTTTTGAAGGAATTGAAACAGAAGAAGAGTTGTATCGAGCAATAAGTTCTGGAGCAAGTCTTTTACAGGGATATTTTTTGGGAAGGCCTTCTGATTTAGCCCATGATAAACAAAGTATTTGTGATACTGTGGTTCCACATCTACAATTGTATCATGAACAGAAACGCAGAGAAGTTGCTACTGAAATTGAATTTGAAAAACAAATCAAATCTAAACTCAATACAATCAATTTAAAAACTATTAAGTTGGATAATCGAGTCATTATTGATCCTAATTCCTTTTTTAAAATTGATACTCATGTAAAAAGAGTGTATGTCACTGATTGGTTGGGAACCCAAGTGTCACCATATTACGAGCGGACAAGTGAGATGGGTTTTAGCGAAAACCTATTGTTGATTCAGAAAAACTGGTCTTATATGCCTTTCTTTTATAAACATGTGAAACAAGTATTTCGTGATTCTGAAAATTGGCAAGTGAGTGATCCGTATTGGGATAAAGAATTAAAAAAGAATGTCATCGTATTCTCACGTGTGAATGAGATGGGTTATTCTTTTTTTGTGGACCTAGCTTTAGATTAA
- a CDS encoding DUF2804 domain-containing protein, producing MFQWKPQLESLLGILFLSFCIFNCSNTKLEPGQIVDQHGKTIILIPEPGSEPTIQKEIKSSVPLLLADGKLNISGWSRYPYFQIEESHIKVDPKRYKRWEHYTFYNEKFGGAVTVTDIGNLAMGSIELLDFSTGKIIFSKTELVRPGEIFFPTNTTDPIEFKKGDQFIRITKLKGKRVIEYSIIGDSKSEVIIGNLELEEKAPEALAVITPFSESTFFYEYKMPSLICKGTIQYNKTNYEFANKSYAVLDWGRGTWPEKNKWLWAAGAGLVQGELLSLNLGYGFGTPTEATENGIVYKGKVHKLDKVTWKYDVTDYKKPWKFISNEGRLELEFTPVYLLHSDIDLMGMIGFLKQLYQNFTFSEILELLKTEAYLNKAFGHYNGYVVLDNGTKLEVKGLAGFAEQMYQQW from the coding sequence ATGTTTCAATGGAAACCACAACTGGAAAGTCTATTAGGAATATTATTCCTGAGTTTTTGCATATTCAATTGTTCTAATACAAAATTAGAACCCGGCCAAATTGTTGACCAACACGGAAAAACAATCATATTGATACCCGAACCTGGATCAGAACCAACCATTCAGAAGGAAATTAAAAGTTCGGTTCCTCTTTTGTTGGCAGATGGGAAACTAAACATTTCTGGTTGGTCGAGATATCCTTATTTTCAAATCGAAGAATCCCATATCAAAGTTGATCCAAAACGTTATAAAAGATGGGAACATTATACGTTTTATAATGAAAAATTTGGTGGCGCGGTTACCGTTACAGACATCGGTAATTTGGCAATGGGTAGCATTGAACTTTTAGATTTTTCTACAGGAAAAATTATTTTTTCCAAAACTGAATTAGTAAGACCTGGTGAGATTTTTTTCCCGACGAATACGACGGATCCAATTGAGTTCAAAAAAGGGGACCAATTCATTCGGATTACAAAGCTAAAAGGAAAACGAGTCATTGAATACTCTATCATTGGCGATTCAAAATCAGAAGTAATTATTGGTAATTTGGAATTAGAAGAAAAAGCCCCAGAAGCACTTGCGGTCATTACTCCTTTTTCAGAATCAACATTCTTTTATGAATACAAAATGCCGAGTTTAATTTGTAAAGGTACCATCCAATACAACAAAACCAATTATGAATTTGCTAATAAAAGTTATGCGGTTTTAGATTGGGGAAGAGGGACCTGGCCTGAAAAAAATAAATGGTTATGGGCAGCGGGTGCAGGACTTGTTCAAGGGGAATTGCTTAGTTTGAATTTGGGATATGGATTTGGAACTCCCACAGAAGCAACAGAGAATGGAATCGTATACAAAGGGAAGGTTCATAAATTAGATAAAGTCACCTGGAAATATGATGTCACAGATTATAAAAAACCATGGAAGTTTATCAGTAATGAAGGCCGTCTTGAATTAGAATTTACTCCAGTGTATCTTTTACATTCAGATATTGATTTGATGGGAATGATTGGATTTTTAAAACAATTGTACCAAAACTTCACTTTCTCCGAAATTTTAGAGTTATTAAAAACGGAAGCATATTTGAATAAAGCTTTTGGTCATTACAATGGTTATGTGGTACTTGACAATGGCACAAAATTAGAGGTAAAAGGCCTTGCTGGTTTTGCAGAACAAATGTACCAGCAGTGGTAA
- a CDS encoding MFS transporter produces MNTKQEYNQGQIVRFLMASFFGFLAGHLTNYSVILYAQDVWNADALAGIGFGLCFGVPLVLGWFAGAWCDSYSPQKLAQGAHLSFLIALGLLHLSSQMEGQISIFLFLLGAVFVGMGWSVLAPARMSLLGRLAGDRQVKLAVVFNILVMLGFGAAPPILAFCRKIHSWEMVHLTGIILFLIAMVLLLGIKTDGLGKSSSAWDRILRGVSYAKNHTLLKQTLLFSIVIYCSMGPVQVMMPRFAKGVLELGELERGFFLGGLALALLLGGGVSLKLAKQVGYGKMIFLAGLFCGLGFLGIGFSSIVWVSVLFLLFSGFGAGASISLIVAILQSEVTTEYRGRLVSLYTITSQVVPALSGLLSGLLLVKVSITAAVISAGTVITLVVILSAIRLETLRNYKV; encoded by the coding sequence ATGAATACAAAACAAGAATACAATCAAGGACAAATTGTACGATTTTTAATGGCTTCGTTTTTTGGATTTTTGGCAGGCCACCTAACAAATTATAGTGTAATTTTATATGCACAAGATGTTTGGAATGCAGATGCGCTCGCAGGCATTGGTTTTGGATTGTGTTTTGGTGTTCCTCTAGTTCTTGGATGGTTTGCAGGAGCTTGGTGTGATTCCTATTCACCGCAAAAATTAGCACAAGGCGCTCATCTCTCCTTTTTAATTGCATTGGGATTGTTACATCTTTCTTCACAAATGGAAGGACAAATTTCTATCTTTCTGTTTTTGTTAGGTGCTGTATTTGTTGGAATGGGTTGGTCTGTTCTTGCTCCCGCTCGGATGTCTCTTTTAGGAAGACTCGCTGGAGATCGCCAGGTAAAATTGGCTGTTGTTTTTAATATTTTAGTGATGTTGGGTTTTGGAGCGGCTCCACCAATTCTTGCCTTTTGTCGGAAAATTCATTCCTGGGAAATGGTTCACCTAACTGGAATTATTTTATTTTTGATTGCGATGGTTCTACTTTTGGGTATTAAAACGGATGGTCTCGGAAAATCATCTTCGGCATGGGATCGAATCTTAAGAGGAGTGTCTTACGCAAAAAATCATACTCTCCTCAAACAAACATTACTCTTTTCTATCGTTATTTATTGTTCGATGGGACCAGTACAAGTAATGATGCCTAGGTTTGCCAAAGGAGTTTTAGAACTAGGGGAATTAGAACGTGGATTTTTTCTAGGAGGACTTGCTCTTGCCCTCTTACTCGGTGGAGGAGTTTCTTTAAAACTCGCAAAACAAGTTGGTTATGGGAAAATGATTTTTCTTGCAGGACTATTTTGTGGATTGGGATTTTTAGGAATTGGATTTAGTTCTATAGTTTGGGTTTCTGTTTTGTTTTTACTTTTTAGTGGTTTTGGTGCTGGTGCAAGCATAAGTCTTATCGTTGCCATCCTTCAATCAGAAGTCACAACAGAATACAGAGGAAGGCTTGTTAGTCTATACACAATCACAAGCCAAGTGGTTCCAGCCTTGTCTGGATTATTGTCTGGACTTTTACTTGTGAAAGTTTCGATTACGGCTGCCGTCATTTCTGCAGGAACCGTAATCACTTTAGTTGTGATTCTAAGTGCCATTCGTTTAGAAACACTTAGAAATTATAAAGTTTAA
- a CDS encoding lyase yields MKLKFKYILFFVLFTYVPLFAIEIEVKDSSGKPLDLVMVTVKAEKPQVAPRDDHGYPPEGLEFTITPEVTMFTNPNGRINVPFPYSPSVIVRLRKIGFKDQNLRAFSSGSYQSFRMEKVVDINLLVSQYPSNSWVAALDFGEDKDLRKTYLEQCGFCHQQGSFFMRRAFTADDWEEIINRMMGYGARPHGKAKKKLPTLLSNAYIDLLKHPERVQPGRSWGKELHGAVIREWPMGDSFSQMHDLLYHKKTGLVYVGDNIQDRLWEINPNTGKTVVYKVPKQPDDELGGLLPGRLRSFQKHETYVGLHSLAESPVDGHIFITPSLQKRITEFDPITKKFTDHMFEDGLYPHTVRIDDEDRVWFTLALSNQVGMFDRKSNKFKNYNLPARTKKESFSLWISGFIVKLMNWGFPMHLLPVDERVSGMPLPYGIDIAPNGNVWFTRLHADTIGVINPKDDSFQLIETPFQGPRRLRIDKDNHIWISAFPEGSIAKYTPEDGKFKLYPLPTAIDGVETPYSLNVDRPRNLVWVNGTSSDNLMAMDIKTEEWKVYPMSRKVTFTRDVEFGPDGKAYTCNGAFPSWQIEDGQPTLMEIKQSK; encoded by the coding sequence ATGAAACTTAAATTTAAATATATTTTATTTTTTGTTTTGTTCACCTATGTTCCGTTATTTGCCATTGAGATTGAAGTTAAAGATTCTTCTGGAAAACCTCTAGACCTTGTAATGGTGACTGTAAAGGCAGAAAAACCACAAGTGGCTCCGCGGGATGATCATGGATATCCACCAGAAGGTTTAGAATTTACCATCACTCCAGAAGTGACAATGTTTACAAATCCCAACGGTCGAATCAATGTGCCCTTTCCCTATTCACCTTCAGTGATTGTTCGATTGCGAAAAATTGGTTTTAAGGATCAAAACCTACGGGCTTTTTCATCGGGATCTTACCAATCCTTTCGAATGGAGAAGGTTGTAGACATCAATCTTCTCGTGAGCCAATACCCTTCCAATAGTTGGGTGGCCGCACTTGATTTTGGCGAAGACAAAGACTTAAGAAAAACTTACTTAGAACAGTGTGGATTTTGCCACCAACAAGGAAGTTTTTTTATGCGAAGGGCTTTCACGGCAGATGATTGGGAAGAAATTATCAATCGGATGATGGGTTATGGAGCAAGGCCCCATGGCAAAGCTAAAAAAAAGCTACCTACGCTTTTATCCAATGCTTATATTGATCTACTCAAACATCCGGAACGAGTACAACCAGGTCGGAGTTGGGGAAAAGAACTTCATGGTGCAGTTATCAGAGAATGGCCGATGGGAGACAGTTTTTCTCAAATGCATGATCTATTGTATCATAAAAAAACAGGGTTGGTTTACGTTGGAGATAACATCCAAGATAGACTCTGGGAAATAAACCCTAACACTGGCAAAACGGTTGTGTATAAAGTTCCAAAACAACCGGATGACGAATTGGGTGGACTCTTGCCAGGAAGGTTACGTTCTTTTCAAAAACATGAAACCTATGTAGGATTACATTCCCTAGCAGAATCACCGGTTGATGGACATATATTCATCACACCTTCACTTCAAAAGCGGATTACCGAATTTGATCCAATCACAAAAAAATTCACTGACCATATGTTTGAAGATGGATTGTATCCTCATACTGTTCGTATAGATGACGAAGACCGTGTTTGGTTTACTTTAGCACTATCAAATCAAGTAGGAATGTTTGACCGGAAATCTAACAAATTCAAAAATTATAACTTACCTGCAAGAACCAAAAAAGAAAGTTTTAGTTTATGGATCAGTGGATTCATTGTGAAGCTGATGAACTGGGGATTTCCAATGCATCTATTACCTGTTGATGAACGAGTGAGTGGAATGCCACTGCCTTACGGGATTGATATTGCACCGAACGGAAATGTTTGGTTTACTCGTTTGCATGCAGATACCATTGGAGTGATCAATCCAAAAGATGACAGTTTCCAATTGATTGAAACTCCTTTCCAAGGACCGCGCCGCCTAAGAATTGATAAAGACAACCATATCTGGATTTCCGCTTTTCCTGAAGGTTCTATCGCAAAGTATACACCTGAAGATGGAAAATTTAAACTTTATCCTTTGCCAACAGCCATAGATGGAGTAGAAACTCCCTATTCACTTAACGTTGACAGACCGAGAAACTTGGTTTGGGTGAATGGCACTTCATCTGACAATCTTATGGCAATGGATATCAAAACGGAAGAATGGAAAGTATATCCAATGAGCCGAAAAGTTACATTTACAAGAGATGTTGAATTTGGGCCAGATGGCAAAGCTTACACTTGTAATGGAGCCTTTCCAAGTTGGCAGATTGAAGATGGCCAACCAACTTTAATGGAAATTAAACAATCAAAATGA
- a CDS encoding NAD-dependent epimerase/dehydratase family protein: MKVLITGGAGYIGTTLIKHISKNFPDWKILTTDIKPLQGLDSISNLEFQNLDISQRDDVLKLIQNWKPNSIVHLASILNPPPGMSEAIQHKIDVEGTKNVLDGAILSETEQVVITSSGAAYGYHKENKDWIEESDPIRGHSAFVYSRHKREVEEILSEYRMKHPKLKQLILRPGTILGPTVNNLITDMFQKPFVMGVLGHLSPFVFIWDEDVIQIITKGILEKKEGAFNLAGDGAMTLKEISSMIGKTYIAIPSFILQSTLFVLKFFHLTQYGPDQIDFLRYRPVLSNKQLKTVFGYIPKYTSKETFIQYLKAKGVPYHET; this comes from the coding sequence TTGAAAGTTTTGATCACAGGTGGTGCCGGTTATATTGGTACCACACTCATCAAACACATTTCTAAAAACTTTCCCGATTGGAAAATCCTAACCACAGATATCAAACCTTTGCAAGGTTTGGATTCCATTTCCAATTTAGAATTTCAAAATTTGGATATTAGTCAAAGGGATGATGTTCTTAAATTAATTCAAAACTGGAAACCAAATTCCATTGTTCACTTAGCTTCTATTTTAAATCCACCGCCAGGAATGAGTGAAGCCATCCAACATAAAATTGATGTCGAAGGCACAAAGAATGTTTTAGACGGTGCTATCTTATCTGAAACAGAACAAGTGGTCATCACAAGTTCCGGTGCGGCTTATGGATACCACAAAGAAAACAAAGACTGGATTGAAGAATCCGATCCGATCAGAGGACATTCCGCCTTTGTCTATTCCAGACACAAAAGAGAAGTAGAGGAAATTCTTTCCGAATACCGAATGAAACACCCTAAATTAAAACAACTGATCCTAAGACCTGGAACCATTTTAGGTCCCACAGTTAACAACCTAATCACTGATATGTTTCAAAAACCATTTGTTATGGGTGTGTTGGGGCATTTAAGTCCCTTTGTCTTTATTTGGGATGAAGATGTGATCCAAATCATAACCAAAGGGATTTTAGAAAAAAAAGAAGGTGCTTTTAATCTTGCTGGTGATGGAGCTATGACTCTAAAAGAAATTAGTTCTATGATTGGTAAAACATACATTGCCATTCCCTCTTTCATCTTACAATCGACATTATTTGTCTTAAAATTTTTTCATCTCACACAGTATGGCCCGGACCAAATTGATTTTTTGCGTTATCGACCTGTATTATCTAATAAACAATTAAAAACTGTTTTTGGATACATTCCAAAATATACATCCAAAGAAACTTTCATTCAATATTTAAAAGCCAAAGGAGTTCCTTACCATGAAACTTAA